The Arachis hypogaea cultivar Tifrunner chromosome 19, arahy.Tifrunner.gnm2.J5K5, whole genome shotgun sequence genome has a window encoding:
- the LOC140181877 gene encoding uncharacterized protein yields MMISMIDQGINGTQPLFIANEGKGVSLEDDFMRLTRRCTIDELHDNNEEGSFVVFGFVRSIVDEGLWWYSACVCGKSIQPQGGAYYSDFCQHYVTNVTPRYRIKIAVEDDNGHDVFVLFDREATYLLKKSCADLFGEV; encoded by the exons ATGATGATTAGTATGATTGACCAAGGTATCAATGGAACACAACCATTGTTTATTGCTAATGAGGGCAAGGGTGTTTCATTGGAAGATGATTTTATGCGGCTTACTAGAAGATGCACTATTGACGAACTTCATGATAACAACGAG GAGGGGTCTTTTGTGGTTTTTGGTTTTGTGAGATCTATTGTGGATGAGGGACTTTGGTGGTATTCAGCTTGTGTTTGTGGGAAGTCAATTCAGCCTCAAGGTGGTGCATATTATTCTGATTTTTGTCAGCACTATGTTACCAATGTGACTCCTAG ATATAGGATCAAAATAGCTGTTGAGGATGATAATGGACATGATGTATTTGTGTTATTCGATCGTGAGGCTACTTACTTATTGAAAAAATCATGTGCTGATCTGTTTGGAGAAGTTTAG